The following proteins are encoded in a genomic region of Papaver somniferum cultivar HN1 unplaced genomic scaffold, ASM357369v1 unplaced-scaffold_10, whole genome shotgun sequence:
- the LOC113326345 gene encoding uncharacterized protein LOC113326345, producing MDDDQDFNYKKPADTCKQTVRNSLISNEASSSASNSSVGLRILIHNHSTSPQESKNTVLVKHTFKLSLLASTYSQESSFLRSCCLCKKKLSPEKNVYMYMGDQGFCSVDCRSRQIVKDEIREIEISTKKILSSSPCCPKNVRIHLPSHRNRIPVAA from the coding sequence ATGGATGATGATCAAGATTTCAACTACAAGAAACCAGCAGATACTTGTAAGCAAACAGTGAGaaattccttgatctcaaatGAAGCCTCCTCATCTGCATCAAATTCATCAGTAGGGTTAAGAATACTCATTCACAACCATTCTACCTCTCCTCAAGAATCAAAGAACACAGTCTTAGTCAAACACACTTTCAAACTGAGTCTTCTAGCCTCAACATATTCTCAAGAATCAAGTTTTTTGAGATCATGTTGTCTGTGCAAGAAAAAGTTAAGTCCTGAAAAGAATGTGTACATGTACATGGGTGATCAAGGCTTTTGCAGCGTCGACTGCCGGTCTAGGCAGATTGTGAAGGATGAAATAAGAGAAATCGAAATATCAACCAAGAAAATATTGTCATCATCTCCTTGTTGTCCCAAGAATGTAAGAATTCATCTTCCATCTCATCGGAATCGAATTCCAGTTGCAGCATAG
- the LOC113326346 gene encoding uncharacterized protein LOC113326346 — MVRRLTLDSIHHYGSCFHAANVPVVAVALFVSVTVLVALCAKHTIRRRQLAREKLGCNPNDSRATPGSSPMAASRGLFATISNKAFPFMGSKKSGDQHGDNYEAVGDGGVWQRGILMGGKCQPPDFSGVIYYDVDGRQLSEIPRSPRASPFPSSFSFPAAKDGNF, encoded by the coding sequence ATGGTCCGTCGACTAACACTTGACTCAATTCACCACTATGGTAGTTGTTTTCATGCTGCCAACGTCCCTGTGGTGGCGGTTGCGTTATTTGTGTCCGTAACAGTTCTAGTAGCTCTATGTGCCAAGCACACAATAAGGCGACGGCAGCTTGCTAGGGAGAAACTAGGCTGTAACCCTAATGATTCAAGAGCTACACCCGGTTCATCTCCGATGGCTGCATCCAGGGGACTTTTCGCAACGATAAGTAACAAAGCTTTTCCTTTCATGGGCAGCAAAAAAAGTGGTGATCAACACGGAGACAACTATGAAGCCGTTGGTGATGGTGGTGTATGGCAAAGAGGAATATTGATGGGTGGAAAATGTCAACCACCTGATTTTTCCGGTGTAATTTACTACGACGTTGATGGTAGACAGCTCTCTGAAATACCGAGATCACCTCGTGCTAGTCCTTTTCCGTCTAGCTTTTCATTTCCAGCTGCAAAAGATGGAAACTTTTAA